A single window of Flavobacterium sp. 140616W15 DNA harbors:
- a CDS encoding S9 family peptidase, protein MNINLFLWLLLITLPEMVFSQSADFTIQDVKFESQGVTLAGSILTPKKAFAAVVIVHGSDPVKREMEFAKRLAKEGIAVLTYDKRGVGESGGVYVGPSVGTNNIDTTNLNLLSHDASSAVNTFRTYLKDKKTPIGLVGFSQAGWIIPIAASENPQIEFMVLFSCPTITTLEQLRFQFYTNGNNNFWENHTESDAREHTENDPDRYQFVATDPKTSLNTLSIPGLWLFGEKDIQIPVKLCMEQLNTLKAQGKPFEYTLFSTLGHNTVSGNVTAPVDISIQWIKQKALKIKKSKVSK, encoded by the coding sequence ATGAACATTAACTTATTTCTTTGGTTATTATTAATAACTTTACCAGAAATGGTATTTTCTCAATCGGCCGATTTTACCATTCAAGATGTAAAGTTTGAAAGTCAAGGTGTCACTCTTGCAGGCTCGATTTTAACGCCTAAAAAAGCATTTGCAGCAGTTGTAATTGTTCATGGGTCTGATCCTGTAAAAAGAGAAATGGAGTTCGCTAAACGTCTTGCCAAAGAAGGTATTGCTGTATTGACATATGATAAACGTGGAGTTGGAGAATCAGGCGGTGTATATGTAGGGCCATCTGTTGGCACGAATAATATTGACACTACTAATCTTAATTTATTATCTCATGATGCAAGTTCAGCAGTAAATACATTTCGAACCTATTTGAAAGATAAAAAAACACCAATTGGATTAGTTGGCTTCAGCCAAGCAGGATGGATAATCCCAATTGCTGCGAGTGAAAATCCACAAATAGAATTTATGGTTTTATTTAGTTGCCCTACAATTACAACTCTAGAACAACTTCGATTTCAGTTTTATACTAACGGGAACAATAATTTTTGGGAAAATCATACAGAATCAGATGCTCGTGAACATACTGAAAATGACCCAGATAGATATCAATTCGTGGCGACTGACCCAAAAACCTCTCTGAATACTCTTTCAATTCCAGGGCTTTGGCTTTTTGGTGAGAAAGATATACAGATTCCAGTAAAGTTGTGTATGGAGCAATTAAATACATTGAAAGCTCAAGGCAAACCTTTCGAATATACCTTGTTCTCAACATTAGGACACAATACTGTTTCTGGCAATGTTACAGCACCAGTGGATATTTCAATTCAGTGGATAAAACAGAAAGCTTTGAAAATTAAGAAGTCTAAAGTATCAAAATAA
- a CDS encoding NAD(P)H-dependent oxidoreductase, with product MTKTLVINYAPKKGSYTQILFDEFVELAKGKTEIKHLNLAATPPELLLEKNLNLIMEWNMGKRDFSETELLTLSNHHKLIDEVIEVDNIVLAFPIYNFTMPATVKAWIDAIVVSDKTFSFSPETGFSGLCKNKKALSIIVSGFDYNNSDNIKEFASSTIKQNFDFMGISSEQISAFGVDQNRDQLNSILENAKLEIKTLIDRWFPN from the coding sequence ATGACAAAAACATTAGTAATAAACTATGCACCTAAAAAAGGCTCTTACACCCAAATTTTATTTGATGAGTTTGTGGAACTAGCAAAAGGAAAAACAGAAATAAAACATCTAAATTTAGCCGCAACTCCACCAGAATTATTATTAGAGAAAAATTTGAATTTAATAATGGAATGGAATATGGGTAAAAGAGACTTTTCAGAAACAGAGCTATTAACGCTATCTAATCATCATAAACTTATAGATGAAGTTATTGAAGTTGATAATATTGTATTGGCTTTTCCTATTTACAATTTTACAATGCCAGCAACAGTAAAGGCTTGGATAGATGCTATTGTCGTTAGTGATAAGACATTTTCTTTTAGCCCTGAAACAGGCTTTAGTGGTCTTTGTAAAAATAAAAAAGCTTTATCAATAATAGTTAGTGGATTCGATTACAATAATTCCGATAATATCAAGGAATTTGCTTCATCTACAATAAAACAAAATTTTGATTTTATGGGTATCTCTTCTGAACAGATTTCTGCTTTTGGGGTTGACCAAAATAGAGACCAATTAAATTCAATTCTTGAAAATGCGAAATTGGAAATAAAAACTTTGATTGACAGATGGTTTCCAAATTAA
- a CDS encoding serine hydrolase — MNKQLFLYLTALLFTSIISGQEIKGFFSTLAKNDLFCGSVLVSKSGENIFSNSYGYSNIDKKEKITEKSQFPIASVSKTFTAVAILQLKQKGKLNIDDPVRKYLLDFPYPNVSIKHLLSNTSGLVQEYHLFDNVIKENPVKIISNADIIPVLIDNKVPLSFAPGDKWEYNNVNFCLAALIVEKIAGISFGDYLEKNIFSPAKMKDSFLPKNRKLKEPKQVELYTYPNFYSTNVVNVQTLKEPFLIAEKSNFYGNGGIVSTALDLQKYKKALFSYQLLDKKELEEALTPTKLNDGKIASYRFDEKDIAYCLGWQTYTNESNEKIVFHDGFITGLTSILMHNTTRNNTVILLSNTASPVFVIANEVLKLIDNKPYKMPLQSLSRIYGSLLESGSKEKANQLIEEYLKKPDSYEATERDFNRLGYQFLRLQKTENSLLTFASATLIFPNSSNVYDSYGEALLQSGKKEDAIKMYQKSVELNPDNENGKKVLKELL, encoded by the coding sequence ATGAACAAACAGTTATTTCTTTATTTAACAGCTTTACTTTTTACAAGTATTATCTCAGGACAAGAGATAAAAGGTTTCTTTTCAACGCTTGCTAAAAATGATCTTTTTTGTGGCAGTGTTTTAGTTTCCAAATCAGGAGAAAATATTTTTTCAAATTCTTATGGATATTCTAATATAGATAAGAAAGAAAAAATCACTGAAAAATCACAATTTCCAATTGCATCGGTGTCAAAAACATTTACTGCGGTAGCAATATTGCAACTTAAGCAAAAAGGAAAATTGAATATTGATGATCCTGTCCGAAAATATCTTCTGGATTTTCCTTATCCAAATGTTAGTATTAAACACCTGCTAAGCAATACTTCTGGATTGGTGCAAGAGTACCATCTATTTGATAATGTAATAAAAGAAAATCCAGTAAAAATTATATCTAATGCAGATATTATACCAGTATTAATTGATAATAAAGTACCACTTTCGTTTGCTCCAGGAGACAAATGGGAATATAATAATGTTAATTTCTGTCTTGCGGCATTGATAGTAGAAAAAATAGCTGGAATTAGTTTTGGAGATTATTTAGAAAAAAATATTTTCAGCCCTGCTAAAATGAAAGATTCATTTCTGCCTAAGAATAGAAAACTTAAAGAACCAAAGCAAGTAGAATTGTACACTTATCCAAACTTTTATTCGACGAACGTAGTGAATGTTCAAACCTTAAAAGAACCTTTTTTAATAGCTGAGAAAAGCAATTTTTATGGAAATGGAGGTATTGTAAGTACGGCTTTAGACTTACAGAAGTACAAGAAAGCATTATTCAGTTATCAGCTTTTGGATAAAAAGGAATTAGAAGAAGCGCTGACGCCGACAAAGCTCAATGATGGAAAAATTGCTTCTTATCGCTTTGACGAAAAAGACATTGCCTATTGTTTGGGTTGGCAAACATACACTAATGAGAGTAACGAAAAAATAGTTTTTCACGATGGATTCATTACCGGGCTTACGTCAATTTTGATGCATAACACTACTAGAAATAACACTGTCATTTTGTTGTCCAATACAGCAAGTCCGGTTTTTGTGATTGCCAATGAAGTTTTGAAATTAATTGATAATAAGCCATATAAAATGCCTCTGCAGAGTCTTTCGAGAATCTATGGTAGTTTGCTTGAAAGTGGGAGTAAAGAAAAAGCAAATCAGTTAATTGAAGAATATTTAAAAAAGCCAGACAGTTACGAAGCAACAGAAAGAGATTTTAATAGATTAGGGTATCAATTTCTTAGACTTCAAAAAACAGAGAATTCTTTACTAACATTTGCTTCAGCTACATTAATTTTTCCAAATAGCTCAAATGTATATGATAGCTATGGGGAGGCATTACTCCAAAGTGGTAAAAAAGAGGATGCGATTAAAATGTATCAAAAATCTGTTGAATTAAATCCAGATAATGAAAATGGTAAAAAAGTATTAAAAGAGTTACTGTAA
- a CDS encoding LysR family transcriptional regulator gives MINLEWLRTFSAIYECKNITEASKKLNMTQPGVSKHLSALESHIGKKLFERTTRKLAPTEYGKFLYSQINNPLSELEKVEYYSSQRTKKQRSAITIGCTTDFFRKELIHHIYSFDMYIVTQFGNEKELIEALEMEKIQLLVGINKHNTYDHQFTYLKNEELELICSNSIVIPENIEKNDKQFITWLQNQTWFTYDNNQNDIKKFWDSTFNTNPRIVPRYILPSYLDIIEALKNNSGFSVVPKHLCDEELDKELIKTPIKSSKIIEQKLFYSFKLKNNNLKEINLFIEKMKETNLPDFSDI, from the coding sequence ATGATTAATTTAGAATGGTTGAGAACTTTTAGCGCTATATATGAATGTAAAAATATAACAGAAGCTTCAAAAAAATTAAACATGACTCAACCTGGAGTTAGTAAACATTTATCTGCCCTAGAAAGCCATATTGGAAAAAAACTATTTGAAAGAACTACTCGGAAATTAGCGCCTACTGAATATGGGAAATTTTTATATTCACAAATTAATAATCCATTAAGTGAATTAGAAAAAGTAGAATATTATTCAAGTCAAAGAACAAAAAAACAACGATCTGCAATAACTATTGGTTGTACCACAGACTTTTTCAGAAAAGAATTAATACATCATATTTATTCTTTTGACATGTATATAGTGACCCAATTTGGAAATGAAAAAGAATTGATTGAAGCTCTTGAAATGGAAAAAATTCAATTATTGGTTGGAATAAATAAACACAATACTTACGACCATCAATTCACATACTTAAAGAATGAAGAGTTAGAATTAATTTGCTCCAATTCCATTGTTATTCCAGAGAATATTGAAAAAAATGATAAGCAATTCATCACATGGCTACAAAATCAAACTTGGTTTACATATGACAATAACCAAAATGATATAAAAAAATTCTGGGATTCTACATTTAATACTAATCCTAGAATAGTTCCAAGATATATTTTACCCTCTTATTTGGATATAATAGAAGCTTTAAAAAATAATAGCGGATTTAGTGTAGTTCCTAAACATTTATGTGATGAAGAGTTAGACAAAGAATTAATTAAAACACCAATTAAGTCTTCTAAAATAATAGAGCAAAAACTATTTTATTCATTCAAGCTGAAGAATAATAACTTGAAAGAAATTAACCTTTTTATAGAGAAGATGAAAGAAACTAATTTACCCGATTTCTCCGATATCTAG
- a CDS encoding DUF6090 family protein — protein sequence MQEEITKHSGKIYKTVKNSKHTFGEKVKEIIIEIFIIVFAVTLSISLHSWSEHKHQQEEVTVFLENLKNDLQNDVKNIDIEKEAYKKSNISYEKILALTTFELDSIYKSKNKVDFPIYSHGPKMNIGNYEGFKSSGKIGYIEDEKLKQKILNYYQIFVPAINEVDKYYNDFLFKCFDKMIENADKPEKELYSDPKFKKTIEFLVKLGNNNIRVYDKNTKPLTIDLIKEIEKELNK from the coding sequence ATGCAAGAAGAAATAACGAAACATTCAGGAAAAATTTATAAAACTGTGAAAAATTCAAAACATACATTTGGTGAGAAAGTGAAGGAAATTATTATAGAAATTTTTATAATCGTTTTTGCTGTAACACTTTCAATATCGCTACACAGCTGGAGCGAACACAAACATCAACAAGAAGAAGTAACGGTGTTTCTTGAAAATTTAAAGAATGATTTACAAAATGATGTAAAAAACATCGACATTGAAAAGGAAGCATACAAAAAGTCAAACATAAGCTATGAAAAAATTTTAGCACTAACGACTTTCGAACTTGACAGTATTTATAAGTCTAAAAATAAAGTTGATTTCCCAATTTATTCACATGGACCAAAAATGAATATTGGTAATTATGAAGGTTTTAAGTCAAGTGGTAAAATTGGGTATATTGAAGACGAAAAATTAAAACAGAAAATCTTAAATTATTACCAAATATTTGTACCGGCAATTAACGAAGTCGATAAATATTATAATGATTTTCTGTTTAAGTGTTTTGATAAAATGATAGAAAATGCAGATAAACCAGAAAAAGAGTTATACTCAGACCCAAAATTTAAGAAGACAATTGAATTTCTTGTCAAACTCGGTAATAATAATATAAGAGTTTACGACAAAAATACAAAACCACTTACAATTGATCTTATTAAAGAAATTGAAAAAGAGTTGAATAAATAA
- a CDS encoding M13 family metallopeptidase: MKNSLIPLFVAFLAFTACSKHQGKKNIAITGIDSTLRPGDDFFKYVNGKWYDSIPIPASQAGVGVYMFMNYPQRMRLQGILDSISQSKNPAGSIAQKVGDFYASGMDTVTVDKRGYTPIKPLLAKIEAISDLPSLMNFVVNEVKVDNSSIIGFGVSPDDKNSSMNIAQIYQTGIGLPDRDYYFKSDSPTIAIQEAYKKYLTALFQQTGSNTNEAKKNANLVYDIDKQLAISHKTKVELRDVQANYNKMAVADLVKRHPNIGWTAFLKNLGAQTDSINVGQPAYYDALNKLLKTIPINNWKIYLKANSIERYAEDLSKPFVDASFEYTKVLSGQAVQKSRGEKMASVLDAYLGDALGELYVKKYFSEDAKKRMLILVNNLQKAYAKRIDKLEWMSQSTKQKAKEKLFAMTKKIGYPDKWKDYSDVHIARDAYFENMVSAAKAAYQFQLAKLDKPVDKSEWYTTVPTVTAYNNPTANEIVFPAGILQPPYFDNNADDALNYGGIGMVIGHEITHTFDDQGAQYDKDGNLKSWWTKEDYAKFKSRIQQVINLYNTYTVLGDLHINGAMTVGENTADIAGIAVAYDAFKMTKEGQGNTKIDGFTPDQRFFISLARIWRVKMKDEYLRLWINNNPHSPPNWRVNGPLMNTTPFYEAFDVQSGDKMFLPKKDRITIW; this comes from the coding sequence ATGAAAAATTCATTAATACCACTCTTCGTTGCATTCTTAGCTTTTACAGCATGCTCAAAACATCAAGGAAAAAAAAACATTGCTATCACTGGAATAGATTCCACATTGCGGCCTGGTGATGATTTTTTTAAATATGTAAATGGAAAATGGTACGATTCTATACCAATACCTGCATCTCAGGCCGGAGTTGGTGTCTATATGTTTATGAATTACCCACAACGTATGCGCCTGCAAGGAATATTAGACAGTATTTCGCAAAGCAAGAATCCAGCAGGAAGTATAGCACAAAAGGTAGGAGACTTTTATGCATCAGGAATGGATACGGTTACTGTTGACAAACGCGGTTATACACCAATAAAGCCTTTACTTGCTAAAATTGAAGCAATTAGCGATTTACCGTCCTTAATGAATTTTGTAGTTAATGAAGTAAAAGTGGATAATTCTTCTATTATAGGTTTTGGAGTGTCACCTGATGATAAAAACAGCAGTATGAATATTGCCCAAATCTATCAAACGGGTATCGGTTTACCTGATAGGGACTATTATTTCAAATCAGATTCGCCAACAATTGCCATACAGGAGGCATACAAAAAATACCTTACTGCATTATTTCAACAAACAGGAAGCAATACCAACGAGGCTAAAAAGAATGCTAATTTGGTTTATGATATTGACAAACAACTCGCCATTTCGCATAAAACAAAAGTTGAACTTCGAGATGTACAAGCAAATTATAATAAAATGGCTGTGGCAGATCTTGTAAAAAGACATCCCAACATAGGCTGGACTGCTTTTTTGAAAAATTTAGGAGCGCAAACCGATTCTATTAATGTAGGTCAACCTGCTTATTATGATGCCCTTAATAAGCTATTAAAAACCATTCCTATTAATAATTGGAAAATTTATTTGAAAGCAAATTCTATAGAGAGATATGCAGAAGATTTAAGCAAACCTTTTGTAGATGCGTCATTTGAGTATACCAAAGTGCTTTCTGGTCAAGCTGTTCAAAAATCACGTGGCGAAAAAATGGCTAGTGTCCTTGATGCTTACTTAGGCGATGCGTTGGGTGAATTGTATGTAAAGAAATATTTTTCAGAAGATGCAAAAAAACGGATGTTGATCCTCGTGAATAATCTGCAAAAAGCATATGCCAAAAGAATTGATAAATTGGAATGGATGAGCCAAAGTACCAAACAAAAAGCGAAAGAAAAATTGTTTGCCATGACCAAAAAAATAGGATATCCAGATAAATGGAAAGACTATAGTGATGTACATATAGCTAGAGATGCCTATTTTGAGAATATGGTTTCGGCTGCTAAAGCGGCATATCAATTTCAATTGGCAAAATTAGATAAACCTGTGGATAAATCAGAATGGTATACTACAGTTCCAACAGTTACAGCCTATAATAACCCAACTGCAAATGAAATTGTTTTTCCTGCAGGTATTTTACAGCCCCCATATTTTGATAATAATGCAGATGATGCACTTAACTATGGAGGTATAGGAATGGTTATAGGCCACGAAATAACCCATACTTTTGATGATCAGGGTGCTCAATATGACAAAGATGGAAATTTAAAAAGCTGGTGGACAAAAGAGGATTATGCAAAGTTTAAATCAAGAATACAACAGGTTATCAATTTGTATAATACCTATACCGTTTTAGGTGATTTACACATTAATGGAGCGATGACAGTTGGCGAAAATACAGCAGATATTGCTGGAATAGCAGTTGCATATGATGCTTTTAAAATGACCAAAGAAGGACAAGGGAATACAAAAATTGACGGTTTTACTCCAGATCAACGTTTCTTTATTTCTTTAGCTAGAATATGGAGAGTAAAAATGAAAGACGAGTACCTGCGTTTATGGATTAACAATAACCCACATTCTCCACCAAATTGGCGTGTGAATGGCCCTCTAATGAATACGACACCTTTTTACGAAGCATTTGATGTACAATCTGGTGATAAAATGTTCTTGCCGAAGAAAGATAGAATCACAATTTGGTAG